The genomic stretch ATGTGTCGGAGCAAAAGAAATTATTTCCCTTATTTCCTTCAGCGGAACCTTGTGGCATCCGGTTGACAGATTCCAGTTTGATGCTTCCTATAAAATCGGTCAGTGGAGTAATAGGACTGGGGGATAGTGTCCGTAAACTGGAATATACTTGCGGTCTCTGTACGTACGATAGATGTTACAGGCGGAAGCAGCGGGGATAATAGGATGGCTACAAAAATCAGAGTCCCAAATGGCTAGATGTTGTTATTAATCTCATTGATTTTACAATTTGTTGCAATCTTAATGAATCTCCTGTCCTATCAAGACAGGTTATAACAGCTGTCCCCATCTGCTGTAACAGCTACTTTCATCTGATGTTCCACCCTGGTGAAACTCCAGTCCCACCGGGGTGGAACTGCAATTTCACCGGGGTGGGACTGCCTCACTACCCGAGTGGAATACCAAACGTAGGCATATAAAAATACAATCTTTTCAGCCTTCTGCACCTTCTTTTAATGCCCATTGAAGAATAGATAAAGCCCGATCATGATAATAGTCAGTAGCGTCCATGCAAGGATAACCGATTTGGCCGGTTTCTCCATGACTTTCTTCATGTTTAATGTACATTCTTGCCGGCGTTTATCCAATAAGGATACCAAAATCATGCCTGCGCTGATGACAACGAACAGGTAGAAAGACAGCATCATGAAGTGAGGCCATGCTGTATATTTTTCTGCAGGAAATACCCATAAATAGAGAATGCCCACTCCCATGCTGAACGCCGTACCAAATGTCAATGCCATGTTGGCAGCCATCGTGGTAGTTCGTTTCCAGAAGATGCCGAACAGGAAAACAGCCGCCATAGGCGGTGCGATAAATCCCAGTACCGATTGGAATACATTAAACAGATTCAATCCTTTGATACTGTCTATGGCAATGGTGATGATCACCGAAATCAGTGCTCCCGCCATTGTAACCACATGCCCTGTACGGATGATCTCTTTCTGGCTGGCAAGCGGTCTGAATTTCTTGACATAGATATCCATCGTGAAGACGGTACTCAGCGCATTCAGGGCAGAGCCGACAGTGCTGATCAGTGCGGCGGTCAATACGGCGAGTACCAACCCCACCATGCCTACAGGAAATAAGTTAGTGACCATAGTCATGTAGGCTTCATCGGGGTTCTTCAAGCCCGGGTAGAGTGCCAGACAGATGATACCCGGAAGGATATAGAGAGGAACATCCAGTATCTTCAACCAGCCGGTGAAGTTGGCACCCATTTGGCCTTCTTTCAGATTCTTAGCAGCCAATACAGGCTGTACCATGGATTGGTCTGTGCACCAGAACCAGACTCCCATGATGGGATACCCCAGAATAATGGGCAGCCACGGGAAGGCGGGATCGTCATTCGGGCGGAACAGGTTCCAGTAATCGGCCGGAACCGCTTCGGCCAATGCGCTGACGCCACCCACTTTGTAAAGACCTGCTATAGTAAGCGTGGCCGATACGAAAATAAGCAGAAGCATTTGGAATACATTGGTATAGGCTACCGCTTTCAGCCCTCCGGCCATGGTGAAGAATGCGGAGATAACGAGCAGGATTAATGCTGACTGCCACATGGGAATATCGAAAACCTGACGGATAAGGATACCTCCGGCGAATAAGGTCAGGGCAAGCCACGAGATAAGGATTGTCACAATGGTGTACCAGGCAAGAATGTTGCGGGTGGACTGTCCGAAACGCCGCCCCATGAACTCCGGCAAGGTGGTGATACGTGCTCCTAAGTAACGAGGGGCAAAGACAAAAGCCAGCAAGCAGATGAAAACAAACGCATACCAGGCATAATTACCTGAAACGATACCGGTGGTAAATCCGGCACTGGCGGAGGCTATCAGCATGGAAGGGCCCACATTGGTTCCCCACATGGAGAAACCGATGTGATGCCACTTCAGGGAACGCTCGGCAAGAAAAAGGCTACTGCCTTTTTTGCGTTTCAGACTGGCCCATATGCCGATGCCTATAAGAATCAGAAAGTAGGCAATAAGAATGCCCCAATCTAATGTATCTAAATAATTAGCGTGCATAATTCATGTATCAGATTAAGATGAATATTCCGTTTATTTATGAAGCCCCATCAGTTCCTTGGCTACCGCTACGGCCGTATTGGCATTGTCGCTATACCCGTCCGCACCTATTTCATCGGCGAATCCCTGGCTTACGGGAGCGCCGCCTATCATCACTTTCACTTGATTACGGATACCGGCTGCTTCCAGGGCGTTGATGACATCCTGCATATAAGTCATGGTTGTTGTCAGCAAAGCACTCATACACAAGATATCTGCCTTGTTTTTCTTGACCTCTTCCACGAACTTGTCACAAGATACGTCGATACCTATGTTAATGACTTCAAAGCCGCAACCTTCAAGCATGGATGCCACCAGGTTTTTACCGATATCATGCAGATCACCTTTGACAGTTCCGATGACTACCTTGCCTATGGTAGTTGCTGCACTTCCCTGCAATAAAGGTTTCAGAAGTTCCAAAGCTCCCTTCATGGCGCGTCCTGCCATCAGCAGTTGGGGAACAAACGCTTTTCCATCTTGGAAGCGTTGTCCTACTTCCCCCATAGCTTTTATCATGTAATTATTGATAATTTCTTGGGGTTGTATGCCTTCGGCTATGGCCTTTTTGGTTACTTCTACGGCCGGTTCCAGCTTTCCGTCCACAATGGCGTTGAACAAAGGTTTTAGAGCTTCATCTTCGGTGGCTTCGGGACTTTTGATTATAATTGTTTCTTGTTTCGTTGCAGCGTCTTCCTCTTTCGAAAGGCTTTCTTTGGATGCGGCAGGTGATGAAGAGGAGTATTCTTCGACAATGCGCATGGCTTGTTCCACTTCTTGTTCATTATGAAAATCCATTTCCAGGTGCACACCATCCGCTCCGATGTTGTCCAACAAAGGTTTCAGTTCATCCAAAGTTACCCAACATGCCATGATACTCTTTCCACCGGCAAGGATTTTCTTGTAAAGGTCATACCATTTAGGTGATCCTCCTTGTGGCTCACCCACTCCCGGAGTCCATTGAATGGCGTTCAGCTCTTCAATTTCGAGAAGGGCGGGCAGGTGATGCATGGCGCCTACGCCGTCCAGATGATACAAGGTATAGTCTATCTTTTGACATTGTTCGCGGATAAAGGGTTGTACAAAACGACGATAATCATCTTCGCTGATCATGGTAGAAATATCGCTTTGTAATTTGCTCATTTTACCGGGAGCCCATGAAGAAAAATAGCAGAAGGCCATTTCATCCCCTTCACGGATGATATCGTAAAGTTCATCGAACACCTTGAAGTAGATGTCATTAATCTGTTGCATCTGCTGTTCCAGTACTTCGGGTTGCATTACAGTATCCAGCAACACTTTATCCGTACCTTTCAGTGCGGCCAACACATCCAGGCCTTCCATCAGATCGGGCATTCCTACGTAATAATGACCGTTTGCCTTCGCTTTGCATGCTTTCAGTAATTCCTTATGCAGAATCCAGTTAGGGTGCTCGGGATTGAAAACAATTTCATCGTTGAAATCCGGATCAGGATGAATCCAGATTGTATCTTCTCCTCCTTCGAATACGCCTCCTAAAATAGCTGCCAGTGAACCGGGGCCTAACTGGGTATTGGCAACCGGCAGGATATCTGCTTTCAGGCTGCTGTGCGCTACGTACCAATCCAGATATTCTGCACGCCATTGTGGGTCGAACCATTTTTGATTCAAATCTTTCGCCGGAGCCGGTGCTGGAATATCTGCGTGGGGCTTCACTCCCTTTTGGAAGTGTTCCCACATATTCAGTATGATTCCTTTATGATTCCACCAATCTATATATCGCTTTTTTGTTTCTTCTAAATTTGTTTTCCAAGTTTCCATTTTCGTTAGTCTTTAAATATTCCTTTAAAATGATTGTCAATGTGCAATTCAACGCTCTTACTTAAATCCATCTCATCCGTACACTCCACCTCATCCGGGTAAACAGGAATAGTCGCTCCCTGACGTACATATACGGGCATTTCGTCCAAGGGGACATCCAGGTCTTTTAACCAACGTCCTCCTTCCAGCACTTCACCGGTGAAGAAATTCACCCATTGTCCTTCGGGCAGATAGACGTCACGGCGGTTTTCACTGTTCATGACCGGAGCTACCAGGAAGTCGTTACCGAAATAGTACTCATCGTCGATGTGCCAGCACAGCTTGTCTTCAGGGTGATGAAAAATCAGAGCTTGCAAGAGAGGTGCTCCGCTTGAGATAGCTTTCCGACTTTGTGCTATAATATAAGGTATAAGTGTATAGCGTAATTTCCACCATTTTTTTATTATCGGAGCAATAGCCGGATAATGCCACGGCTCACGTTTGTTTGTTCCGTGATAGCGGATGTGTGAGGAGAATACGCCGAATTGTGTCCAGCGCATGTATACATCATCGGCTACTACAGAGTTCATGAAGTTAGGTAATGTATGGAATCCCGGAACATCATGGCTCCAGAATGCAAATCCGGAGAGTCCGAAATGTAAGCCGCCTTTCAGTGAGCCTGCCATCCCATCCCATGAACTGCATGAGTCACCTCCCCAATGCAGCGGATAGCGCTGGCATCCTGCCCATGCCGAGCGTGCCCATACAATGCCGTCACCGGTAACGTCTTTTGTGATTTCATAAGCGGCTTTCTGATAAAGCAATGCATACAGGTTGTTCAGCAATTCGGGTTTCATGCCTTTATAGAGAGCATCCATGTGGATGTTTTCTCCAAAATCGGTTTTGATACAGGTCACGCCCATATCCAGCAGATTCTTCAGCAGTTCTTTATACCATTCGGTTGCTTTGGGATAAGTGAAGTCAATGGTTCCGGCATAGTCCAAAGCGGAGAAATTGGAACCTTCCGAATCTTGTTTCTTTGTTAGCGGAGCTATATAATCGTTTTTGCGTGCTTCGTCTATCTGTTCGGCGTTTTCGGCCACGTAGGGGAGTTGCCATAAGGATACGCGGTATCCTTTTTTCTTCAGGCCTTGGATGAACCCTTTGGGATCGGGAAAGCGTTCTTCGTTGAATTTCCATTCGCACAGCCAGTCGGTCTTGAACCAGCCGGTGTCCAGATGGATTACATCGCAGGGGTAATGCTCGGCACGCATCCGGTCGCATATCTCATTTACTTCATCAGCACTGAAATAAGTCATGCGGCTCATCCAGATGCCAAAGCTCCAGAGGGGAGGCATAGAAGGATATCCGGTCAGATCCCGGTAGCCCCGGAGGATTTCTTCCATAGTATTACCTGCTATGATGAAGACGTCCAGCATGGCCTGATCGCTCAGAAACTGTACCGAGCGGGTGGATTGTCCTGCCAATGACAGTTTACTATGGGCGCAGGTATGATAGAATGTTCCATACATCCGGCTGGAGAGGTAGAAAGGAATATTCTTATAAGTACGGCGGTTGTTTACACCTTGGCCATCCTGATTCTTTAAGAAGAAAGTTTGTCCGCTTAAGTCCATTTTTGCGAAGCGTTCCCCTGTTCCGGCAAAACATTCATCAGGCTTTGATTCAAAGGAAAGAGTGGCACGTTCCTTCATTCCGTTTCGTTTGCAGAAAGCCAATGGCAGCGCATCGTAACGGGGAGGGGAGAAGTGGTCGTAGGCAGCCAGGCGGATTTCACGTTTGCCGTCAGGGTAAAGGCGAAGATCCAATGTTTCTTGAGGATCGGGCAGGAGTTCGCTCCAACGGTCTAATACCGGAGGCTTTATATTGATAAGTGCCCGTTGTATTCCGTCTTGGGTGGAGATAATCCATTCACCTTCTACTTGTGTTACTTGCAAAGGAAGTTTCTTTATCCGGTCGCTGAATTGAAGCATTTCTGATTGATCCGTCATGCTTTCTTCACCGAATCCGATAAAGAGCCGGGTGATGCCTGAGGTATATTGACGGATGACCAGCGTATATTCTTCACGGGGGAATGCAGTATCGGGTGCCATATCGTTAGAGAGCACTTGCTTTTGGAAGGGGACACTTATGCAGATATCTCCATCTTTTTCATAGACTGCGGTGGGCTTGTATGCTTTCCATAATGATTCGTCTCTTGACAGATCAGGATCAAAGTCCAGAAAATCGAATAAGTGGTAATTAGTTGGTTTCATTTCCTTTTGTTATATTGTTTTATAATTATTCTTGATTGTTTTCCTTCTGTATTCGGGTGGATTCAATGCTCCCTTGTAGTGGTGTAAGGCACTTTAGGGGGAGTCTGCCCGCCTTTTGTTTTATACTTTTATCTACTTGCGGACCATTCTTCTTCCACACATTATGAGGCCCCGGCCGGTTGGAATCGAAACGCTGGGATGGGCACCAGTTGTTTTCTACGGTATAGCCATCTGTCGCTTCATCAAAATAGATGTAAAACGCACGGTCATTAGTAGCGTATGGAGCATCCGTTAAATGTTCAATCCGGTTATTACGTATTACAGAGCCTGGTTGGTTGGAAAGGGTATAGAGTCCACCGGCATCATATAGTCTTCGGGCGAAATGGTGGACGTAATTAGCCTCAATCCGGTTCCCACTCATTCCGCTTTCCAGTAACGTCCATCCCCATCCCACACAGATACCTGAATAATTGACGTGGCATACCTCATTATGTACTATGTGGATATTCTTTACATATCCGGCACCGATACCTACGCATCCCCAATCTTCATTTGTCACTTCCTCTATCAAGTTATTCCGTATCGTGATTCCCGTACATAATTCCTGTTCATGAAAGGGTTTGTAAGGTACATGTGTTTCAAATCCTTCGTGGGGAAAAGTACCTACTAATAAGGCTGTTCCACCTATATCAGTGAAATGGCAGTTTTCAACGGTGGAAGCCGATACGGCGCGTTCATAATCTACTCCCGTAGCTGCCAAGTGCTGAAATGTGCAATGGTTGAAATTGATGTTATTACCGCATTTTATCTGTATTGCTGCCTCGGGTCTGTCTATCCATGCCTGGTTTTCCAGTTCGGCTTTTTCGGGTAATCCGGGGATGCTTAGCTTGTAAGCGTCCAATAGATGGAGTCCTCCTTGCAATGTAACGTGCCCTTGATAAGATGGGCGCATCCATGAGGTATGCTCGAAAGATATATTTTGGAAATGTATATTCCTTACAGGGCGTTCCAATGTTCCGCTTATAGTTAGTAAAGTTTCTAAAGCCGGAATAATGACTTGTGCCTTCGTCATGTCTTCGTGAGGACGTGGGTAATAGTAAATGCGTCCGGAGGGATAATCCTGATACCATTCTCCGGGTTGGTCCAATAGTTCCAAAGCGTTGACCAGACAAAAAGAGGAATTTCCTTTTTCTCCGTCGATGACAGGTTGAGGCCAGGGATGGGCAAACTCCAACCGGCTTTCGGGATCATGAAAACGGACAATTGTTTTTGCTCCTTGGGTAAGCATTTCCTCTACTCTCAGTATGGCGATGGCCCAACGTTGGTGAACAATCATTTCCAGTTGTGAAGCAGTAGTCAGACCTGCTGTTTGTGGAGTAGGGATAGTAATTGTTTCCTCTTCCGGATTGAAATCAATCATGCGTTCCATCACACCGTCCGGAAATTGGGAAGCCCGTTGTGCTTTTACTCCATTTATCCACATTTGACGGGTTTCCAATATTCTGTTTCCTATATGAGGAGCTTCTGCCACCCATATCTTTTTTCTTATGGATGGAGGTATTCTGTCATCTCCACATCCTTGTTTCCAGTCTGTTACAGGCATTCCTCCGCTTAGGATTACACGAGCGCCGGGAGCAGCTGTAATGAGAGTGGGAGAGTCTGTTGTTCCGCTATCTTCGGGCCGGATGAACAGACTTTTATATTGTGGATATATTCCTTCCTCTAGTATGATATTTATACCTCCTGCTGTTTCGGGCATTTGCAGTCTTCTCCATTCACGTGCCTGTTTTATAGCCTGCTCCAATGTTTGAAGAGGATGTTGGCGTGTGCCGGCAGCCTTGTCGTCGCCGCGAGGGGAAATGTAAATATCTCCTGCAATTAAATTAAAGGTATAACTGAAAAATGCTATAAAGCAAATAAATGTTGTTTTCATGGGTTCTCCGGATTTAAAGGTCTTTTTAATCAGACGGAGAGCATTTGCTTTTGTACCCAAGTTTTATTATCTTCCTATATAAAAGACACAGGCTATACCTTGATGAAAAGGTACAGCCTGTGTCTTTTATATAGGAAAAATAGTCTGTTCTTTATGAATTCATGCTCATCAGGAACTCTTCGTTGTCCTTGGTATTCTCCAAGCGGCTCTTTACAAAATCCATTGCTTCGATAGGATTCATGTCTGCCAGATACTTGCGGAGAATCCACATACGGTCCAATGTAGTTTTGTCAAGCAACAAGTCGTCGCGACGAGTACTTGATGCTACAATATTTACTGCCGGGAAAATACGTTTGTTGCTCAAGTTGCGGTCCAACTGAAGTTCCATATTACCTGTACCCTTGAATTCTTCAAAGATTACTTCATCCATCTTAGAACCGGTATCAATCAGTGCGGTTGCAATAATAGTCAGTGAACCACCGCCTTCAATGTTACGGGCTGCACCGAAGAAACGTTTGGGCTTATGCAGGGCATTAGCGTCCACACCACCTGATAATACCTTACCGGAAGCAGGGGAAACAGTGTTGTACGCACGTGCCAGTCGGGTAATGGAGTCCAAGAAGATTACTACGTCATGACCACATTCTACCATGCGTTTTGCTTTTTCCAACACGATACCTGCAATTTTTACATGGCGTTCTGCCGGTTCATCAAAAGTAGAGGCGATAACTTCAGCATTTACGCTGCGTGCCATGTCTGTTACTTCTTCGGGACGTTCGTCGATAAGCAACATGATCATGTAAGTTTCCGGATGGTTGGCTGCAATTGCATTGGCAATATCCTTCATCAGGATGGTCTTACCGGTTTTGGGCTGAGCGACAATCAGTGCACGCTGGCCTTTACCGATAGGTGAGAACATGTCTACCACACGGGCAGAAAGATTATCACTGTATCCTCCCCTGCAAAGTTTGAACTTTTCGTCAGGGAATAATGGGGTCAAGTGATCGAATGGCACACGGTCGCGTACCAATCCGGGATCCAAACCGTTTATCTTTTCAACCTTTACTAGCGGGAAATATTTTTCACCTTCTTTTGGCGGGCGGATAGAACCTTCCACTACGTCTCCGGTCTTCAGACCAAATAATTTAATTTGTGACTGTGAAACGTAAATATCATCCGGTGAAGAAAGATAATTATAATCAGATGAACGGAGGAAACCATATCCGTCAGGCATAATTTCCAATACCCCTGTACCCGTCAGGATACCTTCAAACTCGTAAGGCTTTTCAACCTGTTTACGTTCTTGTTGCTGGGGAACATTTACAGATGCCTCTCCATCCGCTATCATATTGTTATTTGCCGGACGTGGGTTATTGTAATTGTTATTGCGCGGATTGTTATATTTCTGATTTTGATCGCGCTGTTGGCGAGGTTGGAATTTTTGGGGGGCAGGCTGTGCCGGAGCTGGTGCCGGAGTTTCTACTTTGGTAGCCTCAAATTTACCGAATAATTCGGTTGGCAATTCTATTTTTTCTGAAGGAAGATCCTCGATAGGGATAAAGTCATCCGCTTCGCTGCCGAATTCAAGTTCCGGAAGAATTACTTCTTTTTCTTTAGGAACAGCAGGTGCTTCTTCTTTTTTGGCTTTTTGGGGAGCAGGTTTTGCAGGTGCTTCAGTTTCAGCCTTTACTTCTTTTTTTACTGTTTCTTTAACTTCCGTTGCAGGTTGTTCCTCAGTTTTGGCAGTTACTTTTTTGCTACCCGGTTTACGTCCTCTTTTCTTAGGTGTTTTTTCTTCTGCGCTTGTTTCAGCTACAGGTTCTTCTTGTGGTGTTACCGCTACAGGAGCAGCTTCTTTTACAGTCTCGGCTGCTGTGGCAGGTTGTGGGGTGTTGGCTTCCAGTTTCTGTGCTTTGTCTTTGGTAGCAGTGTAGACTTTGTCACCTTCTTTTTTGACGTTGATACGTGATCTTTTGCGTGGCTGACCTTCATTGGCTTTTTCTGCCGCTACTTTTTTGGTTGCTCCGACTATGGCTTGCTCGTCTAGAATTCTATAAACCAGATCTTCTTTTTTTAGAGAATCTGTTTTCTTGATACCCAACTCTTTGGCAATAGATTGTAATTCCGACAAGTCTTTGTCGTTTAATTGAATAATGTTATACATAGAGTATAGTTATTAGTAATATATTTCTTTTAATATTTTTAATGGTATAATTAAGGAGTACGATCTGCACAACATGTGTTAAAGGAGGATGCACTCATAATTACGATTATGGGATTGATTTGTTTTTGATTGTTATCAGGAAGTAAATAGACTTTCCCGGATAGGGTCTGACGTATTTACCGTGGACAAAAGTAGACATTTTTTTTTAATCTGATGCATACTGCGAAAGATTTTTTGCCGAATTTAATGAATTTAATAAAAAATCCGACACTCGGAAACATCCTTTCTGTCTATCAAAAGCCTGATGTTAAATGAACGTAAAAAGAGATCAGATTGTTCAGTGGAATCTGCATGAGATAGCAAAAAAAACACTAATTTAGCCCGTCAAATTTGATTTTACTTAACTATTAAATAGAGAAAAGATGAAAAAAGTGATTTTTACAGAAAAGGCTCCTGCTGCTATAGGTCCTTACAGTCAAGCTGTTGAAGTGAATGGTATGGTATTCCTTTCAGGTCAGATTCCTGTTGATCCTGCTACAGGTGAATTTGTTCCGGGCGGAGTGACTGAACAGACTACCCAGGTTTTTGAGAATATCAAGAATGTATTGGCAGAAGTTGGTCTGACTACTGCTAATATCGTAAAAACAACCGTATTTTTGGCAGATATGTCTTTGTTTGCTGAAATGAACGCTGTTTATGCCAAGTATTTTGATGGCGATTTTCCTGCTCGTTCTGCCGTAGCTGTTAAAGCTTTGCCGAAAGGTGCATTGGTGGAAATCGAGAGCATTGCTGTGAGATAATGAGTTTTTCACCACAGATTACATGGATTGGCACAGATCCTTTCTATTAAAATCAATTGTTTGATATTGAATCTGTGCAAATCTGTGTAATCCGTAGTGAGTCATGGTGGATGAGGAACCATAACAACAAATAACTAACAGATAGCGTAGAAAGGTGGAGTATGAAACAACTGAACAAGTGGCAATGGTCCACATTAATATTATCTGCTATACTGGTCATGGCGTTTTCAGTCTTCGTCTATCGGTATGAGCCTTTTAAAACCGGATTTGAAATTACCGACCAGTTAGGTGGCAATATTTTCCCTTCAACCATACTCTCTACTGCAACAACAGATGCCAATTTAATTGTTCCGGCTGATTCTGATTATATCGGTAATCCTAAATCCTGTATTGCCATCCGTTTGAAAAACAGCTATGCCAATAGCAAACTGCGTATAGAAGTGGCCGAAACCCCTTTCTTCTCTCAGTCTGTATCTGAATTCATTTTACCCAAGGCAGGAAAAGAATATCTGGTTTTTCCGGATATTATATGGAACTATCAGGCTTTGCGTGATAATAATCAGGCAGTGCCCGTTAGTATTTCCGTCAAGGCAGAATTGAATGGAAAAGAACTGCCACAGCGGCTCAAGACAATCTCAATGCGCAGTATTAATGAATGCCCTTTGGGATATGTGGATAACAAAATGAAGTTTCATGATACGGGAGAGTTTTTTGCGGCTTATGTCAACGAGGAGCATCCTCAGATTGACAAATTATTGCGTGAAGCCCTGGACACGCGTATTGTAAACCGTTTCCTGGGATATCAGGGTAATGCCAATCAGGAAGAGAATGTGGACAAGCAGGTTTATGCATTGTGGAATGTATTGCAGAAACGAAACTTTAAATATAGTTCCACAACTAATACCAGTTTGTCATCCAATGTGGTTTATACACAGCGCGTCCGTACTTTGGATGATGCGCTGGAGTCTTCTCAGATTAACTGTGTGGACGGCAGTGTGTTGCTGGCTTCGTTACTGAAAGCTATCAATATCAATCCTATTCTAGTGCGTATACCGGGACACATGTTTGTGGGATATTATACAGACAAGTCGCATAAGAATATGAATTTCTTGGAAACCACTATGATCGGAGATGTGAATCTGGATGATTTCTTTCCGGACGAAAAGTTGGACTCTACCATGGTGGGCAAATCCCAGAACCAGATGTCGAAGCTGACCTATGAGAAATCAAAAGAATATGCTACCAGGAAATATCAGGAGAATGATTCCCTGATACATTCGGGCAAAGTGAATTATATGTTTCTGGAAATCGATAAAAAGACTCGTGCGCAGGTACAACCTATCGGTAAATAAATTTGTTGTATAGATATGGAACTTATTTATATATATCACAGTGGATTCGCCTTGTTGGGCGATGGCTTTACTGTAATTATGGATTATTACCGTGATTCAGAGGATGGGCAGGCACAGTCAGATTTAAACCGGCTGATGGATGGAGTTTTCAGAGAGCCGGGGAACGGGATGCCGGAAGGAATCGTGCACAGCGAACTATTGCGGCGACCCGGAAAACTATATGTTCTGGCCAGTCATTTTCATCCCGATCATTTTAACAAAGCAGTCTTGCAATGGCGTGAAATCCGACCGGATATCATCTTTATTTTCTCGAAAGATATTTTGCGTCATCGCAGGGCGCAAAAAGAGGATGCTGTTTGGCTGAAAAAAGGTGAGGAATATAAGGATGAAACATTAACTGTGCGTGCTTTCGGTTCCACGGATGTGGGAGTTTCCTTTCTGCTTCAGGCAGATGGAAAAAAGATTTTCCATGCAGGAGATTTGAACAACTGGCATTGGATGGACGAGAGTACCGAAACAGAATGGAAAGGAGCCGAGAAGAATTTTCTGCATGAGCTGGATGATCTTTATACTTATACGCATGAAGTGGATGTGGCTATGTTTCCGGTAGACCCACGTTTGGGAAAAGAATATATGCGGGGAGCCGA from Phocaeicola dorei encodes the following:
- a CDS encoding sodium:solute symporter, with amino-acid sequence MHANYLDTLDWGILIAYFLILIGIGIWASLKRKKGSSLFLAERSLKWHHIGFSMWGTNVGPSMLIASASAGFTTGIVSGNYAWYAFVFICLLAFVFAPRYLGARITTLPEFMGRRFGQSTRNILAWYTIVTILISWLALTLFAGGILIRQVFDIPMWQSALILLVISAFFTMAGGLKAVAYTNVFQMLLLIFVSATLTIAGLYKVGGVSALAEAVPADYWNLFRPNDDPAFPWLPIILGYPIMGVWFWCTDQSMVQPVLAAKNLKEGQMGANFTGWLKILDVPLYILPGIICLALYPGLKNPDEAYMTMVTNLFPVGMVGLVLAVLTAALISTVGSALNALSTVFTMDIYVKKFRPLASQKEIIRTGHVVTMAGALISVIITIAIDSIKGLNLFNVFQSVLGFIAPPMAAVFLFGIFWKRTTTMAANMALTFGTAFSMGVGILYLWVFPAEKYTAWPHFMMLSFYLFVVISAGMILVSLLDKRRQECTLNMKKVMEKPAKSVILAWTLLTIIMIGLYLFFNGH
- a CDS encoding corrinoid protein (Presence of a B(12) (cobalamin)-binding domain implies dependence on cobalamin itself, in one of its several forms, or in some unusual lineages, dependence on a cobalamin-like analog.); the protein is METWKTNLEETKKRYIDWWNHKGIILNMWEHFQKGVKPHADIPAPAPAKDLNQKWFDPQWRAEYLDWYVAHSSLKADILPVANTQLGPGSLAAILGGVFEGGEDTIWIHPDPDFNDEIVFNPEHPNWILHKELLKACKAKANGHYYVGMPDLMEGLDVLAALKGTDKVLLDTVMQPEVLEQQMQQINDIYFKVFDELYDIIREGDEMAFCYFSSWAPGKMSKLQSDISTMISEDDYRRFVQPFIREQCQKIDYTLYHLDGVGAMHHLPALLEIEELNAIQWTPGVGEPQGGSPKWYDLYKKILAGGKSIMACWVTLDELKPLLDNIGADGVHLEMDFHNEQEVEQAMRIVEEYSSSSPAASKESLSKEEDAATKQETIIIKSPEATEDEALKPLFNAIVDGKLEPAVEVTKKAIAEGIQPQEIINNYMIKAMGEVGQRFQDGKAFVPQLLMAGRAMKGALELLKPLLQGSAATTIGKVVIGTVKGDLHDIGKNLVASMLEGCGFEVINIGIDVSCDKFVEEVKKNKADILCMSALLTTTMTYMQDVINALEAAGIRNQVKVMIGGAPVSQGFADEIGADGYSDNANTAVAVAKELMGLHK
- a CDS encoding alpha-xylosidase; translation: MKPTNYHLFDFLDFDPDLSRDESLWKAYKPTAVYEKDGDICISVPFQKQVLSNDMAPDTAFPREEYTLVIRQYTSGITRLFIGFGEESMTDQSEMLQFSDRIKKLPLQVTQVEGEWIISTQDGIQRALINIKPPVLDRWSELLPDPQETLDLRLYPDGKREIRLAAYDHFSPPRYDALPLAFCKRNGMKERATLSFESKPDECFAGTGERFAKMDLSGQTFFLKNQDGQGVNNRRTYKNIPFYLSSRMYGTFYHTCAHSKLSLAGQSTRSVQFLSDQAMLDVFIIAGNTMEEILRGYRDLTGYPSMPPLWSFGIWMSRMTYFSADEVNEICDRMRAEHYPCDVIHLDTGWFKTDWLCEWKFNEERFPDPKGFIQGLKKKGYRVSLWQLPYVAENAEQIDEARKNDYIAPLTKKQDSEGSNFSALDYAGTIDFTYPKATEWYKELLKNLLDMGVTCIKTDFGENIHMDALYKGMKPELLNNLYALLYQKAAYEITKDVTGDGIVWARSAWAGCQRYPLHWGGDSCSSWDGMAGSLKGGLHFGLSGFAFWSHDVPGFHTLPNFMNSVVADDVYMRWTQFGVFSSHIRYHGTNKREPWHYPAIAPIIKKWWKLRYTLIPYIIAQSRKAISSGAPLLQALIFHHPEDKLCWHIDDEYYFGNDFLVAPVMNSENRRDVYLPEGQWVNFFTGEVLEGGRWLKDLDVPLDEMPVYVRQGATIPVYPDEVECTDEMDLSKSVELHIDNHFKGIFKD
- a CDS encoding right-handed parallel beta-helix repeat-containing protein — translated: MKTTFICFIAFFSYTFNLIAGDIYISPRGDDKAAGTRQHPLQTLEQAIKQAREWRRLQMPETAGGINIILEEGIYPQYKSLFIRPEDSGTTDSPTLITAAPGARVILSGGMPVTDWKQGCGDDRIPPSIRKKIWVAEAPHIGNRILETRQMWINGVKAQRASQFPDGVMERMIDFNPEEETITIPTPQTAGLTTASQLEMIVHQRWAIAILRVEEMLTQGAKTIVRFHDPESRLEFAHPWPQPVIDGEKGNSSFCLVNALELLDQPGEWYQDYPSGRIYYYPRPHEDMTKAQVIIPALETLLTISGTLERPVRNIHFQNISFEHTSWMRPSYQGHVTLQGGLHLLDAYKLSIPGLPEKAELENQAWIDRPEAAIQIKCGNNINFNHCTFQHLAATGVDYERAVSASTVENCHFTDIGGTALLVGTFPHEGFETHVPYKPFHEQELCTGITIRNNLIEEVTNEDWGCVGIGAGYVKNIHIVHNEVCHVNYSGICVGWGWTLLESGMSGNRIEANYVHHFARRLYDAGGLYTLSNQPGSVIRNNRIEHLTDAPYATNDRAFYIYFDEATDGYTVENNWCPSQRFDSNRPGPHNVWKKNGPQVDKSIKQKAGRLPLKCLTPLQGSIESTRIQKENNQE